In Nicotiana tabacum cultivar K326 chromosome 17, ASM71507v2, whole genome shotgun sequence, one DNA window encodes the following:
- the LOC107761041 gene encoding oleosin H2-like, translating to MGDRHAHGQIQTHQYPHQIQVHPHRTTHEAGGMIKSLLPQRGPSATQVLAIVTLLPVGGTLFCLAGITLFGSLIGLAVATPVFLLFSPVLVPAILTFALAVAGFLTSGAFGVTGLSSLSWILNYFRQGKFVPENLDAVKRRMQDAAVQLGQKTKDAGQTIQNKAREGKEGARTT from the exons ATGGGTGACCGTCACGCGCACGGCCAGATTCAAACTCACCAATACCCACACCAAATTCAAGTACACCCACACCGTACAACTCATGAAGCTGGTGGTATGATCAAAAGTCTTCTACCTCAAAGAGGTCCTTCAGCTACACAAGTGCTAGCAATTGTAACTCTTCTTCCTGTTGGCGGGACCCTTTTCTGCCTAGCTGGCATTACCCTTTTCGGCAGTTTAATTGGGCTTGCTGTTGCCACCCCTGTTTTTCTCCTCTTTAGCCCAGTTCTCGTACCTGCTATTCTGACATTTGCCCTTGCTGTTGCTGGTTTCTTGACTTCTGGTGCTTTTGGTGTTACTGGGCTTTCATCTCTCTCTTGGATTCTCAATTACTTTAGGCAAG GTAAGTTTGTGCCGGAGAATTTGGATGCGGTGAAGAGACGCATGCAAGATGCTGCTGTGCAGCTAGGACAGAAGACTAAGGATGCAGGACAAACAATTCAGAACAAAGCACGTGAAGGGAAAGAAGGCGCCAGGACTACTTAG